A window of Photobacterium sp. GJ3 contains these coding sequences:
- a CDS encoding cold-shock protein, whose translation MSKLTGTVKWFNDEKGFGFISGTDGKDVFVHFSAIQAQGRRTLKEGQSVEFIVTDGQKGPQASEVVALS comes from the coding sequence ATGAGCAAACTGACAGGAACCGTCAAATGGTTCAACGATGAAAAGGGTTTTGGCTTTATCTCTGGTACTGATGGTAAAGACGTTTTTGTTCACTTCAGTGCAATTCAGGCACAAGGTCGTCGTACCCTGAAAGAAGGCCAAAGCGTAGAGTTTATCGTTACTGATGGCCAGAAAGGTCCACAGGCCAGTGAAGTGGTCGCCCTGTCTTAA